In Chitinophaga oryzae, the sequence ACCTAAAAACGATACAGGCCTACCAAAAAGGAAACCACGAACATATTAGGTTAAATATCAACTTAATACGAATAATTATTATCAATATAACGTTCAGATTCGAACAATGCCTGTTCGGTTATGACAGCAGTTCTGCCAGCGGCAGCCGGGTGGCGTTGTTACCTCTCCAGGCCACGAAACCGTCCGGCCGTACCAGCAATGCCTCGCCGGGAGCTGCGCCCGTAGCCTCCTCCCATGGCGCCAGCCTGTTACCGGGCAACGGGCACACCTGAACGAAAACAGGCTGTTCGTTCACCGCTGCCTGCCAGGGCGCAGGACCGCCATGAACGAAGAGCGTAAAGCGCCCTTTCAGCAAATCGAGGGTAGACAGCTGACGGTCGTCGTCCAGCCACAGATGCGGCACACGGGTGCCGGGAAGGCCATACAGCACTTTATCGGCCGGCACCGGCGGGCAATGGGAGGCAACCTTCACCGGGTAGCGATAGTCGGGAATACCGATCAGCGTCCGCACATTTTGCGTCAGTGTCATTTCTGCCGGCGATGCCTGTTCACCTGCCTTCGGCGGCGCTATCACCTGTCGTTGCATGATCTCCTGGTCTTTCAGGATGCCATTTTCATCTGCCAGCGTGGCCGAGCGCAAGGCATTGGCCAGTCCTATGGGTTGCCTTTCGGGCGAATAAGAGTCCAGCAGTGATGATGCGGCATGTCCTTTCAGCACCGCTGCTATCTTCCATGCCAGGTTCTGGGCGTCCTGTATGCCGGTGTTAGCGCCTTTTCCGCCGTAAGGCGTCATTACGTGCGCGGCGTCACCGGCAAGGAAAATGCGGCCGCTTTGCATGGTGTCTGCCACCCGCACGGTCATCTCCCAGGGCAGCACGCTGAGAATGCGGACCGGCAGCTCCGGCATCCCCAGGGCTGCATGGAGGACCGTTTGCAGCCTTTCTTCCGTATAGTCTTCCACGCGCTCACCTTTATCAGGATAGTAACGCAGCTGATACACCCATCGGTCGCTGTTATTGATAGCCGTCACAAAACCGGTGATGCCCGGCGTGTCGATGATACAGATGCTGAACTCCCGGTTCAGTACCAGTTCCGCCATATCTGCTTCAAAGTAAATGTTGAGAAAATCTGCCAGTACGCCCGGACCGGTGACCGGCAACTGCAGTTGCTGTCTGACACGGCTGCCGGCGCCATCGGCCGCAACCAGATAGTCTGCCGTTACGATGGTCGTGGCCCCCGTTTCCCGGTCACGTAATTCCGCCCTTACCCCGTCTTCTTCCTGAGAGAAAGAAATCATCTCCGTATAAAACAACAGTTGGGCGCCTCTCTCCTCCGCGGCGGCCCGCAGTACCGGTTCGGCGAGGTCCTGCGTACAGCGGGCGCCGCTTTCCGGCGTGAGCGCCGCCAGGCTCTCCAGCCCTTTCAGCTGGCTGGGATAGGTGATGCGTTCCCCCTCCCGCGGCCTGATGTCTGCCAGTACCGCCGCCAGCGTATCGCCCCGCAGCACGCCCCAGGCCGGTCCCAATGCTTTACCGGCTTCCCGTACCGCCTCGCCTACGCCCAGTTCGCGGAACAGCTCCATCGTACGGATATCGAAACCTCTCGCCCTCGGATGAATAGAGGTACCGCGATGCCGTTCTACCAGCAAAGGCCGGATACCCTGTTGCAAAAGAAATAATGCAGCTGAAAGCCCGGTAATACCGCCGCCGGCGATCAGTACCGGCACATGCAACGGTTGTTGTGTTGTCATAAGTAAATTATTTCCTGCAAAATTGCCTGTCTGCAGAAAGGGTTTAGTGCACAAAACGGATAAATAAGTACCATTTTTGTAGTGGTTTCACCCTACATTTGTCACCATGGAAACATCCGTAGCTCATACGACCGCTTTCAGAGACGCTTTCCTGATCCCGCAAGCAGAGATCCATCACTACCGCCTCCCCATGCCGGATGTAGACGGCAGCGGCAAATTCATCCTCTGCGACGACATGGCCATCGCCGACGGGCATGTGGTGTCAGGCCCGGCGGACTTCTCCTGGGAGCATTACAATGAGAAGACTTTCGTGGAACTTAATTTTGTGATGTCGGGACAGCTGTACCAGACCCACGAAGGCTTGATCCACCGGGAGCTGTTCAGACAGGGAAGCGCCAATATGCTGTTCAACCCCTCCTCGTGGGAAAAGAATGAACTGGCCGACACCAAAGGCTTCCGTAACCTGGGGGTGCATATCCAACCGGAAAAAATGATGGCGCTGCTGAACAGCTACGCGCCGGAGCTGCATCAGCTGACAGACAAAATAGCGAAGGGCATTCCTTTCGTTGCGCACGCACCAGCGGCTTATTTCAGTCCGCGGCTGCAGCATACGCTGGACCATATCTGGGACAGCCCCGCGCCGAAGGGCCTCAGGCGTCTTCATTTTGAGACACAGATACTGCAGTTGCTGGCGTTGCAATGCGAGGCGTTGCTGCCTTCGCCCAAACGTGCCGGCGCAGACATCCTCCGCCCCGCTGACCGTGAGCGCCTGCATCATGCGCGGCAGTACCTGCAGGAACATCTTGCCTTCCCGCCCACCCTGGCAGAGCTGTCACGCCACTGTGGACTGAATGAGTTCAAGCTGAAGAAAGGATTCCGGTCGTTGTTCGGACAAAGCGTATTTGCTTTTGTGAACAACGAGAGACTGGAAGCTGCGCGGCAGCAGATCTTACAGGGAGACCGGAATATATCAGAAATTGCCTACGGCCTCGGCTATACGCACCCGCAGCATTTTCACCGGGCATTTAAAAAGAAATTCGGGATAACACCGATGGGGCTGTTGAAATGATATCAGCTGGGCTGGATCACGGAGGAGAAAGATGACCTCACGCTGTTAAAAGATGGCTTTGATAAGTTTGAAATGGAAGTAGCCACAAGGATATTTAATCAGCATAAAGACAAGATACACTTTAACCGCTGCCCTGAATGCCATGGCCTGGCCAAAACGCCGCGGGCAGAGCAGTGCAGGCACTGCGGGCATAGCTGGCGGAATAAGTAAATTGCCCCTTTTGCCCCTTTATTGCCCCTTTATCGCCTGTTTTGCCCCTTTATCGCCCCTTTAGGCGTATTAATTGCCCCATTAGGTTTTGATAAAATATAAAAGGTCCCTCTGCCTGTTGACCCTACCTTCTCAATCAACTGTTTCAATAGCAATATTTGCAGATCGGATGTTGCAGTTCGTTTAGAAACTGAAAAATAACCCTGATATTGTTTATTACTTATTTGTCCATGTTCTTTAATGAACAGAAGCGCCTTTATCTGTCGTTCTTCTAAATTGAATTTTCTAAGATTTTCCAGGGAATAGGCGTCTTTATAAAACACAATACTAAACCCTCCCTGTTCTTCTACCATCCTGGGTTCAGGTAGTCCCGCCTCCACACAGGCCTCCACGATTTTATTAATCCCCCTGCCCCAGGATTCAATATACCCTGCTTTATAAAAAACGTTGGCGATATTTCTGTTTCTGGGGTACGACGAGTGATTCTCCTTTAATGCCTCGACTTTTAGCTCCTCGGGAAGATTGCCGGGGTTCCATATATGCAGTCTATCGTCAAATACCCGGAGAAAAGTGTATGTGCTTGCGTAATCCCTGTGTATAATCGCATTACAGATAGCCTCCCGCAGTGCCATTTCCGGGTATTCCAGCGGCTCCAGCCGCTGTAGGCCCTCATAGGATATTGGCCGGATGAGATATTTTCGTTTCAACAGCTCCAGTACGCTATCTGCCATGCTGAAGATATTGGTCTCGATCATATCATGAAACAAAAGATCGTGATTCGATTTCCCGAACCGGCCAATTTTAAAGCTGGCCGTAATAGATACTCTGCCTAAACTCTTCCCGAATAATAACAGCGCAGCATGGGAAAATTCTCCCGAGGACGTTGCCAGTTCCAGTTTTTGCAACAGCGACATTGTATCCAATGTCACGGCATCTGCCGGTATTCGCTCTTTGACCCGGGCTTTCTGCAGGAAGGCATCAATCGTCTCCCGATCGAAGTCCTCTAAGGTAGCGCCTTCCACCGGCAGCTCCTCCCATTTTTTGCCGATCTTTTTCAGCAACAGGTTTTGCAGCGCAATACCTTTCAGCTCCTGTTTGGTGCTCCCGCTCCGATAGTGATACACGCCGTGATAGGCAATTGGCACAGTACTAACGGGCACAATAATTTCGATATAATAGTGCTGCTCCCGTTCGCGGAGATTAACGTCTACCACCAGCCCCAGATGGTTGACTGTCTTATTGGGAATTTCATCCATCAACTTGCGATAGTCCTCCACCCCAACCACTGCACCAGTATCGTCAAGACCAATAAAAATCCTGCCTCCCTGTGCGTTGGCGAAGCCACAGATCCATTTGAGATATTCATCCCGCCACGATGTTTTGTATTCAATATTTTGTTGTTCAGGCATAACAATTCCGGATAAGCCGCGAAAGTATAGTGTCCCCTGGCTACAAATCCCGTATTCCCGTTAACGGATCTGTATTAACAAAAAAATTTCCTCCGCTTGTCCTATTTACCGCTTCTCATGCATCATTCCAATACAACAAACACATTTCACATGCAAGCAACTACCAAAGGCCGTAAGGCCGCCTACTGGACCACCACTGGTTTACTCGCCGCCGGCATGCTTTCAGGAGGCATCGCTCAACTGCTACGCACGCCGTCTACCACGCAGGGTATCGTGCATCTGGGATATCCGGTTTATATCATGACGATACTGGCCAGCTGGAAGATACTGGGCGTCGCGGTACTACTGCTGCCGCGGCTGACGCTGGTCAAAGAATGGGCTTATGCCGGTTTCTTTTTCCTGATGACCGGCGCCACCATCTCTCACCTGGCCAGCGGCGACAAGCCCGGCGATGTTACCGCACAGGTCATTTTCGTGGTACTCATCATGCTTTCCTGGTATCTGAGGCCTGCTAACAGAAGGCTTGCAGCCGTAACAAAGCTGCCGGATTAATTGTATGTTTATCTGCCGGAAAATTATTTTGGAAAGATGTCCTGTTTTTTATTTTCCGGTCATCCTATGTATGTTATCTTTTTACCGTCACCTTAATTGAATGTTCCGATGAAAGAGTTTATGTTATTATTCCGTCAGCCCAGCTATGATTACAGTAATGCATCCCCGGCTGAGATGCAGGCGCTTGCCCAGAAGTGGCAGGACTGGGTCAGCGGTATCGTAGCGCAGGACAAGCTGTCCAGCCATGGCCCCCGGCTGTCGCTCGAAGGCAGGGTATTAAAATCAGGCGGCGTGGTGACAGACGGACCTTTTGTGGAAGTCCGGGAAATACTGGGCAGTTTTATTATCGTAAAAGCGGAAGACCTGGAGTCCGCCACTACGCTGGCGCATGGTTGTCCGGCTGTGGACATGGGCGGCAGCGTGGAAATCAGACCGTTATATGTATAATTGTCAATAAACTTTACCGCCACCTGTCCCGCGGGACGGGTGGTATATGATCATGGACGCAGCACTCTCTTTAAAACAATTATTCCAGCAGGAATTCTCCCGTATGGTGGCCGTTATCAGCCGCCGTTTCGGGTTGCAGCATATCGAAATGGCGGAAGACATCGTGAGCGAGACCTTCCTGGTGGCTGCGGAAACATGGGGACTGAAAGGCATACCTGAAAACCCCGCCGCATGGCTCTATGCTGTAGCAAGGCAGAAAACCCTGTATCACTTCCGGCGGAATAAAATCTACGAAGAAAAAGTAATGCCGGCCCTGAAAGCAGGTCAGGCGGAGCAGGATGCACTAGACTTCTCCGACCAGCATATCCGTGACAGCCAGCTGCAGATGATTTTTGCGGTATGCGACCCGGCTATCGCCAGCGAAAGCCAGATTGGGCTGGCCCTGCGCGTGCTTTGCGGATTTGGTATCGATGAAATCGCAGAGGCCTTTCTGACCAGCAAGGAGACTATCAACAAAAGGCTGTTCAGGGCAAAAGAAAAGCTGCGCGCTGCGGGGATAAAGCTGGAGATGCCGCCGGAAAACATGCTGGCAGCGCGGCTCGACAATGTCCTGCATGTTATCTACCTGCTGTTCAATGAAGGATATTATTCCGGTACGCAAAGCCGCGTCCTGCAAAAGGAGCTGTGCCTGGAAGCCCTTCGGCTCGGACTGATGCTGGCCGGTTACGAGAAGACCAACGTACCTGCTACCAATGCGCTGATCGCACTGATGTGTTTCCATGCCTCCCGGTTTGAAGCGAGACAAAACAATGGAACTTCTTTTGTGCTCTACGAGGAACAGGACAACTCCCGGTGGGACCAGGTACTGATTCATCAGGGTGTCCGTTACCTCGAACGCTCCGCCCAGGGCGGGCAGCTGACGTCCTATCACCTGGAAGCAGGTATCGCCTACCGGCATTGCCAGCAACAGGACACCCCTGAAAAATGGCAGGACATCCTGCGGCTGTATGATCAGTTGTTACAGGTGAACTTCTCTCCCTCTGTGGCACTTAACCGCGCCTACGCCGTGTATAAAGTTCACGGCGCACAAACTGCGATCACGGAAGCGGAAAAAATCCCGCTGACCAACAACCACTTCTATTTTGTACTGTTAGGCGAACTATACAAAGACATTCAGCCTGAAAAGGCTGCCGCTTGCCTCCGCCAGGCATTGTCGCTGGCGCGCTCTTCCGTTGAAAAGCAACAGGTGATGCGTAAGATAGCATTGTTATAAACATGTCGGTTTCCCACCCCTATAAAGTCGCATTGACACAGCATTTAGGCCAGCCGTCTCCTGTATTTTTGTAATACAAAATCAGACGTTATGCGAAAAATCATCACCGTTAACTTTATTACTTTAGATGGCGTTATACAGGCGCCAGGCGGGCCGCAGGAAGACACTTCCGGTGGCTTTCAATGGGGTGGCTGGGTAGCCCCTTTCAGCGATGAAATAATGAACCAAAAGATAATCGCCGTTATGGACCAACCGTTCGACCTGCTCCTGGGCAGGCGCACCTATGATATATTCGCCGCACACTGGCCTCATTATAATGATGGCATCGGCAAAAAATTCAACCAGGCGGAAAAGTTCATGGTCTCTCATAACGCTATCCCCCTGCCATGGCAACACGCTACCCTGATCACCGGCGATGTGGTGGAAGCGCTGCAGGCACTGAAAAATACAGACGGCCCCAACCTCCTGGTTTATGGCAGCAGTCAGCTAATGCAGACATTACTGGCTCACAGGCTGGCAGACATCGTTCACATGTGGCTCTTCCCTGTTACCATCGGATCGGGAAAGCGTCAGTTTGCGGACGGTACGCTTCCCGGCAGCTGGAAACTGACAGACGCTACGCCCACTTCCACAGGGGTGATCATGACGACCTACGAACCGGCGGGAGCCTTGCAAACACGTGCGATTGAATCAAAACCGCCGTCAGCAGCGGAGCTGGAGAGAAGGCAAAAAGTCCTGGCGGAAGATGCCGGATTATAACGTACTTGTTCCCGCTTTGAGGGACTGGCGGTAAGCCAGCGGAGATAAACCTGTTTTGCTTTTAAACAGGCGGTTAAAAGATTGCGGTTGCTCAAACCCCAGCCTGTAGGCGATATCGGCAACGCTCCATTCACCGGCGCCCAGCAGGTCTTTCGCTATTTCGAGCAGCTTCCGGTGAATATGTTGCTGTGTGTTTAAGCCGGTATTGGCGCGCAACAGATCGCTTAGATAATCCGGTGAAAAATGCAGCTGCTCTGAAACATACTGTACGCTTGGCAATCCCGACCGGGACGGCTCATCGCTGTCAAAATAACGGAGCAGGACTGCATCAAGACGGCTCAGCAGTCCGTTATCATCTTCCCGCTGTGTCGCAAACTGCCGGTGATAGAAACGGTTGCTGTAATCCAGCAGCAGCTCCAGCCCCGATGCCAGCAGGTCCTGGCTGAACCGGTCTGCCGGCGTGTCCAGCTCCATAGCTATCTGTTCAAATAACTTCAGGATAATATCCCGCTCTTTCTCTGTAAGATGTAAGGCTTCAGACACTGTGTAGGAAAAGAAACCGTACTGGCGGATTTTCTTTCCCAACGGATGATGCCTGATCAGGTCCGGATGGAAAAAAATGATCACGCCTGACAGGCTCTTTTCCGGTGAAACACCGGAGATCAGTTGGCCCGGAGCCACAAAAGCCAATCCCCCTTCCTTAAAATCATAATAGTGCTGTCCATAGCGGACCATCCCGTTCGTTTTATGAATGAAAGATAGCTTGTAAAAATTGAGCATGATCCGCGAAGAAAACGCATGCCGCTGAAACTGTATACCATCATAGCTGACATAACTGATCAAAGGATGTTGCGGCGCAGGCAATCCCAGTTCTTCATGAAAAGATGCGATGTCCGGATATATCGCGGGTGATGGCATTGTTTTCTTCATGCCATAAAAATAAGACATATCCGCGTCAATAATGATCGTTCTGCGTTTGCGGAAGGATGGCTGGGAGTACAGACGGCTGCCCGTTGATGGTAGCGCCTCCCTGTGCTATATGCCGTGCGTTTGCCAGCAAAGTGTACGGAAAAACCGGTTCGGGCGCAGACAATGCATCCAGTTCGGCAATCGTCTGCGGTGAGAGCACGACTGTCAATGCCTGCAGGTTTTGTTGCAATTGTTCCGGCGTGCGGGCGCCGATGATGGTCGATGTTACACCCTCCCTTGCTATCACCCATGCCAGCGCGATAGCGGCTGCCGGCACGCGGTAATCCGCCGCGATGCCGTTGAGCGCGTCTGTCAGCAGGTAGGCCTTTTCACTGAGCGCACTATCGGCGGTCCGTTTGCTAAGGGTTTGCCCCCGCTGTTCCCGCGTGTATTTTCCGGAGAGAACGCCCTGCTTCAGGGGAGACCAGGGCATTACCCCCAGTTGCATTTCCTGCGCCATCGGTATCAGCTCCGCTTCGACCGTTCTTTCCAGCAGGGAGTATTCTATCTGCAGACCGATAAAAGCCGGCCAGCCCCGGAAATGGGCGATGGTCTGCGCCTGCGCTATTTTCCACGCCGGCGTATCAGACACACCAATATACCGTACCTTGCCTGACCGCACCAGCTGTTCCAGCGTATACAGCGTTTCTTCTACGGGCGTATGCGGGTCAAAGGCATGCATCCAGTAGAGGTCTATGTAGTCGGTTTGCAGGCGGCGCAGCGACGCCTCCACAGACTGCAGGATGGTTTTCCTTCCGGTGCCGCCGCTATTGGGGTCTCCCGGCCGCATACTGCCGAAAAATTTAGTGGCGATCACCAACCGGTCCCTGTTAATATGGCTTTCCTTCAGATAATCCCCGATGATTTTTTCCGAATGCCCTTTGGTGTAGATATTGGCCGTATCAATCATGTTGCCGCCCTGTTGCAGGTAAGCAGCCAGGATTTCTTTCGATACTTCCGGCGTAGCGCCATAGTGCCAGTCCATTCCGAAAGTCATGGCGCCCAGGGTAAGCGGAGATACTTTCAGCCCAGACTTTCCCAGGGTGCGATAATGCGTTAATTCCATCTGTTCTTTACTTTGACAGCAAAATTCTGTCAACTGCCATAGGCTGAAGTAACCGGATCAGGGAAGAATGTAACCGGAAACGGGAATTGTTATATACTCCCGGGAGCAGGAAACGGGTTATGTTCCTTTGATTATTTTTTTGATGATGGTGATCTGTCCGAGATGGTAATGGGTGTGTTCAATGATCCCTGCCAGGTTGCGGTACCAGGTGCCGTATTTCCCGTCGGTGAAGTCTTCCGCCAGCTGTTTGTCCTCCAGCTGTTCCATGGCATCGGCAAAGGTGGCCGCTTCGGCCAGCGTTTTGGTCACCAGCTGCTGCCATTCTTCTTCCGACGTAATGGGCGGCAGGTCAAAACTGAATTTATCGCTGGCCTGGAGCTGTCCGCCCTGCAGCACTTTCAGCACCGCGCTCACATAGTAGTTGACATGAAATACCAGCACGGCAATAGTATTAAGCGAATGCACCGGCGTGGTGGCCATCTGCCAGTCCACATCCGCCAGGGTATCTTTCAGGTTCACCGATGTCCAGTTACCACCAAAATGTACGTCGCGGAAATGTTTGGCCATCTGCTGCAGGGTCGTCATCTTTTTTTCGAAAAAGATACAAATAAATCCGGTTTGCAGTTACGCCACCTCCGTGTTATCTTGCGCAGACAGATATGGAAACAGGAACAATGACAACGGGAGCGGCGCAGCGGCTGCAGGCGTCCGCCGGCAAACAACATTTTGCGATACTGGACGGACTGCGGGGCGTAGCCGCCATCGTCGTAGTGTTTTTCCACTTTATGGAAGTGGTATTTACCGATTACAATAAAAACTTTGCAGGGCATGGCTTCCTGGCAGTGGATTTTTTCTTCTGCCTGTCGGGCTTTGTGATAGCCTATGCTTACGACGACCGCATGCCGCAGCTGCGGCTGCAGGATTTTTTCCGGGCGAGGCTGATACGGCTGCATCCGCTGGTGGCGCTGGGCGCCGTGCTGGGACTGCTCACCTATCTTTTTGATCCGCTGGCAGGGCCACCTGCCGGTTGTGGCTTCGGTAAGACCGCTTTGCTGTTTATCACCACCCTCCTGCTCATTCCGTTTCCTGTTATATCGGAACGCTACTTTAATCTCTTCTGCCTGAATGCGCCCGCCTGGTCCCTGTTCTGGGAGTATATCGCCAATATTTTTTATGCGCTGGTATTATGGCGCCTGCGCCGCAACCTGTTGCTGGTACTGGCAGCGGTAGCGGCGGTGATATTGGGCGTGGTGGCTTACCGTACCGGTAACCTCATGGGCGGCTGGAGCAAGGATAACTTCTGGCATGGCGGCGCCCGGCTATTTTATTCTTTCACCGCCGGCATGCTGGTTTACCGCTTCCGGCTGATCATCCCCAACCGCCTGGGTTTCCCCGGTGTGGCGCTGTTACTGCTGCTGGCGCTGTTCATGCCTTTCTATGGACAGAACTGGCTGGTGGAAATGGCCATCGTCGTGTTTTACTTCCCGGCGCTGGTGGCGCTGGGCGCCGGCGCCCGCCTCGTACCCTGGCTGGAAAAGCCCTGCCGGTTTTCCGGCCAGGTGTCGTATCCATTATATATGACCCACTACGGGTTTATCTGGATCTTCGCACATTACCTGGAAATATACAAACCGAATATGTCCCGCCTGGCGGTAGTGGTCCCGGCGGGAGTTACCGCCCTGGTACTGCTGGGATGGGTGGCGCTGGTGGCGTACGACCAGCCGGTGAGGAATTATCTGAACCGCGTTTGGAAAAAACGTTGAACGCTCGCGGCAGCAACACATCATACACCTCCTTCGGTGACCTGTCACTGCCATCAGGATGTATCAGGCGATACATCCTGCCACTTCTTTCCCGGGTATTCAGGGAGGCTTCCGTAACATTTCTGACCTCGTGACCCTAAGCCGTTCCGGTATAACTTTTTGTGCTTCGCTTTTTGCCTTTTCTATTCCTTCTGTGAACCTGTTCAGGGTGCGTGCTGGTATGCCACCCGTCGCACCAGGAGAACAGTGGTAAAACCCGCCCTTATACCGCACCCGGAAAGCAGGTGGCAGGTCTATCCATGTCCGGCCTGCAGATGAGGAGCCCGCAAGTCCTTCCATTTTCAGTTTTTGCTGTTCCCCCAAATTAATTGGGCTACTCCAAAAACTTTTATTATGTTTGAACATATGAACATTAAAAAATAATGGGAACCGGGAAAAAAATAGCGATAGACATTGGCGGCAGTCATGTATCTGCCTGTATAGTAGACACGAACAACACCGGATCAGCACCGGGCAACGTTATGACAAAGCCTTTACAGGCAGACAGCAGCGCGGCGGAGATCATTTCCGTTATTGCCGGCTGCATCACGGCATTGAAAGACACGACGATCGACGGCATCGGCATAGCCATGCCCGGCCCGTTTGACTATCAGAACGGCATCAGCGCCATCACCAAAGTAGGGGGTAAATTCGGCCGCCTGTTCGGCCTTCATGTCCGGCAGGCCTTACAGGATGCATCCTGCACAGAAGACCTGCCCATGCACTTTTGTAATGACGCTCATGCTTTTGCGATGGGTGCACGGCAGGTACTGGGGCTCGACGGCCCTAAAACCGTGTTGCTGACGCTGGGCACCGGCTTCGGCTCTGCCTTCCTGGAAAACGGGGCGCTGGCAGCGGCACCTGAAGGACTGCCTTCCGCGGCGTTTTTTGACTGCCCCTTCCAGGACGGCATAGCAGACGATTACTTCTCTACCCGCTGGCTGCTGGAAGCCTTCCGGCAGCAGACCGGTGTGGTGGCCTCCTCCGTTAAAGCCATGGCTGAAGAACATGAAACCATTGCCCGGCCGGTATTTCAGGCCTTCGGCCGAAACCTGGGCGCTTTCCTGCGGCCCTGGCTTTCTCAATACGGCTGTACGGCACTCGTGATCGGCGGCAATATCGCCCGCGCTTATACGTTGTTTTCCGCTCCGCTGGAAGAACAGCTGCATGGCCTCCCGGTAAAAATCACCTGGTGCCAGGAAACAGAACACTGTATCCTCACCGGCGCGGCCATGACGCCACATCAGGCGGACAACACCGCTGTACGCCGCACCACCCAGCCACTACTGCCCGTGACAGCTGATAATACCGGCGAAGCCGCATATACCGTCTTTCCCTCCTTTCATACCGGTCATCCGGTGGAAGAAGGTTACGCCTCCCTGGCAGCCGCTGTTAAAGATGACAGCTATCTCATCATAGACGGTTACGACGGCGTGCTGTGGGAACCGTTCAGGGCTGCCCTTCACCAGGCGCTGCGGGCATATAACCGCCCCGTATACTGGTACCATACCGGCGTATGCCTGCAAACGCCTGCTGCTATTACGGCCATGCTGGAAGCCTATTCCGGCACACCGGACGCCGTATTCGGCAAACGGTACGAGGGCAGCCTGGCCGACTTCTTCGATCCGGAGAAATTATTTTCTATCCACCCGGACGATGCGCCCGGCCTGCATATCATCTATGGCACCGGCGCGGCGCTCACCGCCATCAAAGGCAGAACACTGTATATAGACATCCCTAAAAACGAGATCCAGTACCGCCTGCGGGCCGGCAGCATCACCAACATCGGCACGCCTACGTATGCGTATAAACGCTGCTACTTTGCCGACTGGCCCGTTT encodes:
- a CDS encoding aldo/keto reductase; the protein is MELTHYRTLGKSGLKVSPLTLGAMTFGMDWHYGATPEVSKEILAAYLQQGGNMIDTANIYTKGHSEKIIGDYLKESHINRDRLVIATKFFGSMRPGDPNSGGTGRKTILQSVEASLRRLQTDYIDLYWMHAFDPHTPVEETLYTLEQLVRSGKVRYIGVSDTPAWKIAQAQTIAHFRGWPAFIGLQIEYSLLERTVEAELIPMAQEMQLGVMPWSPLKQGVLSGKYTREQRGQTLSKRTADSALSEKAYLLTDALNGIAADYRVPAAAIALAWVIAREGVTSTIIGARTPEQLQQNLQALTVVLSPQTIAELDALSAPEPVFPYTLLANARHIAQGGATINGQPSVLPAILPQTQNDHY
- a CDS encoding DUF1572 domain-containing protein is translated as MTTLQQMAKHFRDVHFGGNWTSVNLKDTLADVDWQMATTPVHSLNTIAVLVFHVNYYVSAVLKVLQGGQLQASDKFSFDLPPITSEEEWQQLVTKTLAEAATFADAMEQLEDKQLAEDFTDGKYGTWYRNLAGIIEHTHYHLGQITIIKKIIKGT
- a CDS encoding acyltransferase family protein; the encoded protein is METGTMTTGAAQRLQASAGKQHFAILDGLRGVAAIVVVFFHFMEVVFTDYNKNFAGHGFLAVDFFFCLSGFVIAYAYDDRMPQLRLQDFFRARLIRLHPLVALGAVLGLLTYLFDPLAGPPAGCGFGKTALLFITTLLLIPFPVISERYFNLFCLNAPAWSLFWEYIANIFYALVLWRLRRNLLLVLAAVAAVILGVVAYRTGNLMGGWSKDNFWHGGARLFYSFTAGMLVYRFRLIIPNRLGFPGVALLLLLALFMPFYGQNWLVEMAIVVFYFPALVALGAGARLVPWLEKPCRFSGQVSYPLYMTHYGFIWIFAHYLEIYKPNMSRLAVVVPAGVTALVLLGWVALVAYDQPVRNYLNRVWKKR
- a CDS encoding ROK family protein, yielding MGTGKKIAIDIGGSHVSACIVDTNNTGSAPGNVMTKPLQADSSAAEIISVIAGCITALKDTTIDGIGIAMPGPFDYQNGISAITKVGGKFGRLFGLHVRQALQDASCTEDLPMHFCNDAHAFAMGARQVLGLDGPKTVLLTLGTGFGSAFLENGALAAAPEGLPSAAFFDCPFQDGIADDYFSTRWLLEAFRQQTGVVASSVKAMAEEHETIARPVFQAFGRNLGAFLRPWLSQYGCTALVIGGNIARAYTLFSAPLEEQLHGLPVKITWCQETEHCILTGAAMTPHQADNTAVRRTTQPLLPVTADNTGEAAYTVFPSFHTGHPVEEGYASLAAAVKDDSYLIIDGYDGVLWEPFRAALHQALRAYNRPVYWYHTGVCLQTPAAITAMLEAYSGTPDAVFGKRYEGSLADFFDPEKLFSIHPDDAPGLHIIYGTGAALTAIKGRTLYIDIPKNEIQYRLRAGSITNIGTPTYAYKRCYFADWPVLNKHKQSLLPHIDVIIDGQRPDTITWMPGAQLRAALDVMLRQPFRARPWFEAGVWGGDWMKKHLPGLNTDEVNYAWSFELITPENGIVLEGNGRLLEVSFDMLAFHNNRQLLGKAAQRFGTSFPIRFDFLDTFDGGNLSIQCHPRPAYTLQHFGEDFTQDETYYILDCKPDAQVYLGFREDIQPAAFREALEAAISDNVPLPVEKYVQQFTAKKHELYLIPNGTIHASGKNNMVLEISSTPYIFTFKMYDWLRTDLNGRPRPIHLDRAFDNLYFDRKGKTVPDTLISKPQLQEEWPSGKKWQLPTHAEHFYTVDRYEFSGEVNIPTNGQCHICMLVEGRQLDVTAGGGTQRFQYAETFVIPAGAGHYACRYTGEGKAMLVVAYVKDNYC